A DNA window from Helianthus annuus cultivar XRQ/B chromosome 15, HanXRQr2.0-SUNRISE, whole genome shotgun sequence contains the following coding sequences:
- the LOC110911126 gene encoding 3-hydroxyisobutyryl-CoA hydrolase 1-like: MWKFNRSGSMFRILQRNTTQVSLIRGIAMGGGAAIAIHGRFRVVTDNTLFAMPETALGSFPDVGASYYLSRLPGFFGEYVGLTGARLDGAEMLACGLATHFVPLEKLSSLEYALCKATTGDPKIINNIILHDFSTTGS; encoded by the exons ATGTGGAAATTCAACAGAAG TGGAAGTATGTTTCGGATACTTCAAAGGAATACAACCCAG GTATCACTCATTAGAGGGATTGCTATGGGAGGTGGTGCAGCCATTGCAATACATGGTAGATTTCGAGTTGTTACAGATAATACG CTTTTTGCAATGCCGGAGACTGCATTAGGGTCATTCCCAGATGTAGGTGCATCTTATTACTTATCAAGACTACCTGGATTCTTTG GAGAATATGTGGGTCTTACGGGTGCAAGATTGGATGGTGCTGAAATGCTTGCATGTGGTCTTGCAACCCACTTCGTCCCGTTAGAG AAATTATCCTCATTAGAATATGCATTATGCAAAGCAACTACAGGTGATCCAAAAATTATCAACAATATTATACTACATGACTTCTCAACTACAGGTTCATAG